ATACGCTCCGATGAGTCCCATGTCAAATGTCATAACGCTTGCAGCAAAACTAGCCAAAAAAGCAATTAATATATTGATCGAAGGGGAAACGGGTACTGGAAAGGAACTGTTTTCTCGTTTTATTCATGGACAAAGCATGCGTGTCGATTACCCTTTTATAGGAATCAATTGTGGTGCTATTTCTGAATCTTTGCTGGAAAGTGAACTGTTTGGACATGAGAAAGGTGCATTTACTGGAGCCGTTAAACCCAGAAAAGGCTTTTTTGAATTGGCGAATAATGGGACACTATTTCTTGACGAAATTGGCGAGGCTCCCCTTCCCATCCAGGTAAAACTGCTCCGTGCTCTGGAGACAGGGGAATTCATGCGGGTGGGCAGTGAGGCAATCATGAAAAGCAATGTTCGGATTGTGGCGGCCACAAATAGGAATCTGGAAAGTGAAGTTGAACAAAAGCGTTTTCGCGCGGATCTTCTGTATCGTATCGAAGGCGTCAAATTGGCAATTCCTCCATTGCGTGAAAGACCACAAGATGTGGCGGTGATAGCCAAACATTATTTAAACAACCGATACGGTATAGAATTGCATGCGAGTGCGGAAGAAATTCTAATGAATTACAGTTGGCCAGGAAATGTTCGGCAACTGCTGAATATTTTGAATCAATCGGTTGTTATACACGAATGCAAAACATTGCGGGCAGAACATCTTCCTGGCCAATTATTTGCCGATGCCAATCTAATCCGGACGATATCTTCTTTTTCAAAAGAACAGTTAATCGAGGAAGAAATACAAAAATTTATTAAAACGATATTGGAATATTTTCATTCCACTGATGAAATTGATTTCAAAAATTTTACAGACCGCATAAAATATATAGAATCTGAGATAGCCAAAAAAATTATCGAAAAAGGACTTGTAGAAACAAAAGGAAATCGCAGCAAAGTATGCAACAAACTCAATATAACACCTAGAATCTTACGATATATTTTAAATGAAAAGTAGCATGAGTCACCCGCATCTAGCTCACTTGTATTCCTAATTCGAATTGGTTGAATTCCTCAGAAATCTTTTCAGTGTTTAGCGATAACTCGAGTGCATGAAAATCAAGTTCCGATATTTGCGGGATTTCTGTTATGATTTCGGCTAATTGCCTGCTTAAAAAGGCCATTTCTTTGCCATCTATCAGCTTCTTTTTATATCGAAGAAACTGCTTGTCGAGATTTTCTATATTGTTGTAAATTCCGTGAATATTTTTGTGCGCTTTTATTAAAGGAATGGCCGCTTTTTCTCCAACACCGGCAACTCCCGGAATATTATCGCTTTTATCTCCTAATAATGCTTTTACATCGATCCATTGAGGGGGCAGAATCCCATATTTCTCTTGAAAGTGGTTGACTGTGAAGACAATATCATTTCGCCCGCTGCCCGCAATAATTTGCGAGACATTGTCGTCAAGCAATTGAAGTAAATCGCGGTCATTGCTATAAATGAAACATTTCTCATTCGTTTCAGTACTCCAACGCGATGCGATTGCGCCGATTATATCATCTGCTTCATATGTATCAATGGAAAGATGGAAAATCCCGATGGCATCGAGTAATTTTTGAGAAGTCAGGAATTGTTCGATAAGCGGTTCAGGCAAGTCCGTCCTTGTGCCCTTATATAAATCGAATAGTTCTTTTCTTTTCGTCTCGTTTCGTTTGACGTCCCAACATACTGCCATGTGCGATGGCGCGTACGTATGCAGCAAGGAAAAGATTTTTCGAAACATAACCGTTAAAGCATTGATATACAGGCCCGAATTGTTTCTTGGCAACTGGGAAACATCACGACCGTACGATGTGGCAAAATAACACCGGCTTAATAAATTAAAACCATCGATTAACAAAAGAGTTTTTTGCTTCAAAAATAAACCTGCTTTCCTTTTCTAAAATAATTGATAGACAATAGAAATTTTACTTGTAAATCGATTGGAAAAAGAAGCGAATCCATACGCGAGAAGCATAACCGATCCGCTTGCTTTTTCTTCAATGAATCATGATAGACGTCATTTCAATTGTCCGACATCGATCACATGATTCGCATGGCGGTTGAAGGAAACGAGTCCGCAGCGGCTTTGAACTCAGGACGTAAAAAGAATATGGATCCCGGTAATGAACAGGATAATACCACTAATCGCAGTACTAAATTGCCCGATATTCAATGAACCGATCCGAATGTTTGCGACTTTGTTGCCGGCAGCCACACCCCACCAAATGGCCAGAAAGCTGAAAATTGCAGAAACAATCGAGATGGCAAGTGGAGGCAACCCTAACATTCCTGCACCTAAGCCATTTGTTAAAGCGTTCATGGAGACAGCCACACCCAAGACGATTGATTCCATAATGCTAATTTCTCCCGAATGGTCAAAATCCGCTTTTTCCGGTTCCTTTAAATAATCACTGGCAAAACTCAGTTTGCTTTTCTTCTTGCGCGGCTGTTTTGGTACAGCAGAATCTCGTTTCTTTGCCGAGAGTGTGATCATGATGATGCGTACACTGACAATAAATAAAAATACAGCTGCGACAATATTGGAAAACATTCCTGGAATCATTTTGGCTACGTATTTTCCGAAAAGAATTCCGATGACGCTAAAAAGGAACGCAATCACGGAAATAATCATGTTCGGAAGAAATCCGATCCGTATTTTACTGACTCCATACGATATGCCTACTCCAAAGTTATCGATACTCGACGAAAGAGCCAAGCCCAAGATCGTTAACCAAGTTGCAAACGCCATATATCTCCGCCACCCGTCCGACTTGTTTTAGGCATCGACCATTCAAAGACATATTGATAGTAATATGCAGATGAACGTATAGGTGTGTCGGAAGGCGGCAGGACAGTTAAGCCTGTAACACTTGATTCAGGAAATCTTCGACTTCTTTGCGGGTTTTTCTGTTTTTGCTGATAAAACGACCTTTAATGGTTCCTTCCTGGAACACGATAAAGCTTGGAATTCCCAAAATATCATACGTGTCGCATAATTCCGGGAATTGATCTCGATCCACTTTGAAAAATTGAAAGTGTTGTTCATATTCCTTGCTTATTTCATCGATGAATCCATCAAGATATCTGCAATCTGGGCACCAATCTGCCGAAAAAATCATGACAGAGGACTTTGCATTGCGAATTTCCGTGTAAAATTGTTCAAGACTTTGAATGGTTTGCATCGTTTGCCTCCTTAACATCTCGCGCACCAAATCGATAAATGCCCGCATGGCAGGTGAAAGCCATTTGTCTTTGTGCCAGGCAATTTGAGTCACGACAGATAGATCGTTGCCGCTCCAGTGAAGAGGAACTAACTTGCCTTGCTGAATTTCTGTTTGTACCGTAATCTCAGGCAACGCGGCAATGCCGATCCCGGTCATGATGCACTGCTTAATCGCTTCCACACTGGCGAACTCAAGTTTTGTATCCGGTTGAACATTTTCTTTTGTCAAAGATTGTTCAAACAGTTCCCGATAGCTGCACCCCACTTCTGTTACCAAAATGGATTGTCCGCTTAAATCCGTCGGCAACACATGCTTCGAACATGCCAAAGGGTGATCGGGAGCTGCCAATACAAACGTGTTTTCGATTCGCAGCAGCTCCACGTTTAAAGACTCCATGTGTACAGGTTTTTCTAATAAGAGTGTAACATCCAGTTCTCCTTTTGCAACCGCTCGTCTCAGATCGGGACATATTCCCGGATAAAAACGCAGTTGTACTTTTGGATAGCGTCTCCGAAATTCCCTGAGAATGGGCGGCAAGCGATATGTGAATAAACTTTCAGGTGCTCCAATCTGCAGCACGCCGGCAGGTTCTAAGCTGCCTGGAACGATTTGCAATGCTTCGTTTGCAAGCTGAAGCAATTGATCGGCATAATACACTAAACGTTCTCCAGCTTCCGTCAGTATAATCCGTTTGCCCAGTCGTTCAAACAACGGTGTATGAAATTCCTCCTCCAGCGCTTGTATTTGCGCTGTAATGCTGGATTGGGCATAGTTGAGGATTTCCGCGGCGCGCGTAAAACTGAGTTCTCTTGCGACCACTTGAAAGGTTTGTAATTGTTTCAATTCCAATTGAGACACACCCGCATTTCCATGAGAAATTCAGAGAGAATGGCTTAGTATGATTATAGATATAACAGAATGTATGGTAAACAACTGAAATTACGATACGATAACAAGTATTTAGAGAAGTTTCCTAATTCTTTCACCAACGAACTCTTTCTATCTGCGAGATTTTGTTTTAATATAGATAGGGCAGATTAATTGGATCATTTTTTAGAAAGGGGTCATTTCTATGTCAACTTCACATGCAGAAACGATCAGTTACAATAAAACTGAGTTTGCAATTTTGGGATTGGTTTTGGTAATCGCACTTGTTGCAGCATTGGTGGCAGTATTGAATTATAACAACGAAGAAAACAATGTGGCGTTATCAGCGGTTCAAAAGCTTGCTGCAGAGCCTGTTCGCATTGATTATGTCGATGAACAGAATCATTACTATGTAACGGATAGCAAAACAATATGGAAAGAAACACTGGTTCAAGTAAACGGTCAATGGAAAGCGGAAAATATTCAACGTGTCGGTGATTTTAAAACAAAGAATTAATCCGACAATGTTGTATTGAAATATTTTTTCAGAATAGAGATAAAGAAAATATCCCATTCCCATTTTATGTGGATTGGGATATTTTTGTATAATTTATTAAGCAAATTCAAAGAAATGTATATTAGAATGATTTGAAATATCATAATGCAACTAAAGGCAGGTTGTTTTTTCGTGAAACTTTTACATCGTTTTGTTACAATAGGTGGATTTGTTTTAGGTTTACTATCCTTTGTCGCAACAATTGGCTTTTATAAATTTGCAGACGCGCAAAATCCGTTTTTGTATCCATTTCGGGGAATTAGCAACTTGTTTGGCGGTTTGAGTGTTGCCGTCGGGGTTGCTGCTGTTTCCATTTGGATTTTGCGTAAATTATATGTGGAAATCAAAAAAAGGAAAATTCCTGATTTTGAATTGACACGTGCCGCATTGCTGTTTTTACGCAAACACCATATATTACTCGGCTGGTTGACAATTGTAACGGCAGGTGCTCACGGGATTTATTATATGCTGCAGTACCCGAATCAAGCGTTTCGGATTTATACAGGGCTTGTTGCATGGATCCTCTTAGTGATATTGGCTGGACTGGGGGCATTCCTGAACTACAAGTTGAGAGACAAGCAAAAAAGCAAAACAACTCGTTTGTATCACATAGTATTCGCTATTTTCTTTCTGGCCGGTATGGTCATTCATACATTATGAGGTGGGAACAGGTGCCAAAACGCATATTTGTCATATCGATACTTAGCCTTCTGTTAATGGTCGGTGTCGTTGGAGGAACATTTGCATACAAATTGAAACATCCGTCCTCGATCAACCATGAACAGCGATTTCGTCCGTTTGAACGAGGGAAAAATACAGGAAAATAATAGAAAAAATATGGCGGTCATTCTCGCCTGATCCACCAGCATAGCAAGATGCCCGCCAATATTTTGTAGGGGTTCAATTAACAGCTTGGTTTTGGTTGCGGCGGATTGCAGCATTCAACTTTATGTTCGCATATCTGATCACTTTCGGAGTGAGGATATTCACAGTAATGTTCATAAACATTGTGATGTACTTTACGCATATGTGTTGGATACACATGTACGACCGGATATCTTGTCACTGTGTGTGTTTCGATATAACGTGTGGGATGAACCACACGGCGTACTGGTGCAATAGTTGCAGGAGCATATGGATAGTAGGGAAAGGCAGCAGCTTGTGGTGCGGGCATGGTTCCGTAAGGCATTGGCATCGCTGGCGCCGGAATACCGGGGATTGCTGCCGGATTTGTTGGTACTTGAACAATTTCTTGGCGGACTTGTTTTTGATTCATGTGGTATAACCTCCTTCAATCGTCTACATTACAGTATGAAAAACCATCCGCAAGCGCCGTAGTTATCTGTCTATTTTTCATGGATTAGGCGTCGGGGTATTCGATACATGTGCATCAAAAGAGCAATATAAAATTATTTTTTATGTAAACGCTTACACGCATGATTAGACAAGATTCGCTATTTACGAATGAACCCAAAAGTAGTTTAATAGACAATGTTGGTTTTTGGATTGTTTTGTAAGCTTTTGGAGGAAAAGATCGATCTTTTCCAAATATAATTGGGTTTGGGTGATTGATGATGCAAATTTTGGAGTTGAATCCTTGTTATTTACGTGTCAATATAAACAAGCTGAGTTTGCGAACACTGGAGTTTGTGATCGAGTACAAACGTGGCCAATTAAAAGATCTCGTGGCCAAATTCGGGAATTTTACACATCCAAACGTTGTACGATTAAGCCAACAGATTGATGAATACATGGTACAATTGCAAAAAATAAAAATGAACCGCAATTTGACAGACAAAAAAATTCAACGATGAAAATGAGGAGCTTCTTTATAGAAGAGCCTCTTTTTTTTTATATAAGTGCGTTGTACTGCATTGCTGTGGTTACATTCCTTGAATGAGATCGGATTTCTGGTAAAACCGTAAAATTTCTCTTAAAATCATGACAGCAGGGTATACTAGAGAAATCTTTATCAAATGGCATCAAATTGACAAGCAGGGGAGACTTCAATGAAATTAGGGACACATAGCCAAACATTCCATGCAGATGATGTGTACGCAACCGTTTTTTTATTGCACGTATACAATGATGCAGAAATTGTTCGATCAAGAGAAGAAGACGTGTTAAAGAGTTGTGATATCGTCTACGATGTAGGAAGAGGCAAGTACGATCATCATTCCCGCGACAAGATGTATCGGGAAAATGGAATTCCGTATGCAGCATCCGGGTTAATTTGGCGTGATTTTGGAAAACAAATTATCAAGAATGCCGGAATACAGGAAGCGGATGTCATTGAAACAATAGCAAGAGAAATTGATGAGGAAATGGTCCAACCTCTTGATGCCATCGACAATGGGATTGAGATAGAAAAAAGTTTGCCCATTCTCGATATCGCATCTGTCGTTCGATTGATGAATCCGGCATGGGATGCGGAGGACTCGGAAGATGAAGCGTTTCAAAAAGCAGTTTCAATTACAAATGTGATTTTTTCCGAGTATCTAAATAAAAAACTTGCTGGTTATCGGGCGGTTCCCATTGTCAAACGGGCGTTTGAAACTCGTGAAATGTCACAGTTGCTGGTACTTCCCAAGGGATGCCCGTGGGAAAAAACGCTGTTGCGTCTGGATCAAAAGAAAGAGGTTCTTTTTGTCATCACTCCACGAAAGAATGGGCAGTTTACCATTCAGTCTGTGCCGCCGCAATCAGGTTCGTTTGCCAAGCGAAAGCCATTTCCGGATGATTGGGGCGGACTGGAAGGAAAACAGTTAGAAAGTGTTACTGGAGTGCCGGGATCTGTTTTTTGCCATACGGGATTATGGCTGGCCGTTGCTGCAAGTCTTGATGGAGCGATTCAACTTGCAAAGCTGGCCATCGATGCATGAAACAGACAGAGCATCATTATTCGTTCTGCCCCTCTTTCTGAATCAGACTCGCCCGAGTGAGTATATGCTCACCAAATCGGTCTTTGATCGCATCGACCGCTTTTGCCAACTCTTTTTTCTTGGTGGCTGCATGGATATCTTCAAACAGGCTTATTTGCTGAATGTCACTTATATGAGAAAATTGACTGACAGATACACCGATCAGGCGAATGGCTTTTGTTCCTGAGATTTCAAAATGATTCAGAAGTTGTTTTGCAGCTGCATACAATGTATGGTCATCTGCTGTGGGAAATGATAATGTATGACGTTTCGTGACCGTTTGAAAAGGGGCAAAACGTAATTTTAAAGTGATTGTTTTTCCCGCAAACTGTTTGCGACGCATGTTTCGCGCAATTGTAGTGACTTGTTCAAGCAAAGCGGATTCCAAAACGCGAATCGCTGTCACATCTGTTGCAAAAGTTGTTTCCTGACTAATGGATTTCACTTCACGAACCGCCTTAACAGGACGTTCGTCAATTCCATGTGACAATTGATAGATGTGGTCAGCAAGAGACCCAATCCTTTGTCGCATGGATTCTATGCTCATTCGTGCCACATCACCGATGGTTCGAAGGCCTAATCGTTGCAATTTTTCTTCGGTTTTCTTGCCAATTCCCCAAAAACGGCTGATTGGCAGCGGATGGAGGATACGTGTAAGATCCTCCGGTTTGATTTCGACTAGACCGTTTGGCTTTTTAAGATCCGATGCGAGCTTAGCCAGAAACTTGTTATAGGAGATTCCCACAGATGCACTTAGATACAATTCTCTTTGAATCGATTGCTTGATTTGCAGAGCAATGGATCTGCTGCTGCCAAACAGTTTTTCGCATCCTGTTACATCAAGGAATGCCTCATCAATCGATAATGGTTCGATCACTGGAGAATAACGCTCCAAAATGCGAAATAGCTGTTTTGATACAGCGACATATTTTTTGCGATCTACAGGAAGAAAGATTCCGTTAGGACAGAGGCGCTTCGCCTGAACTGTCGGCATGGCAGAATGCACGCCAAATCTTCGTGCTTCATAAGAGCATGTTGCAACAACCCCCCGCTCCTTGATGGATCCTCCTACAATGACAGGTTTTCCACGCAATTCAGGGTGATCCCGTTGCTCAATCGAAGCAAAGAATGCGTCCATATCTAAATGAAGGATGGTTCGCAATGATTGCATTGTTATACTCTCCGATCCGAACGTATGTTTCTTTTTAGAATACCATAGTTTCCGTTTTGGAAATAGTCGTTGCTGCCGCAGCAATCAGCTTGACAGGCAATGTGCCGACTCTGCGGGAATTACTTGAATGATTATGCGTCAACATTGGCAATAGCAATTCTTATGTTTTTAGACTTGAATGTGGTTTTTCGTAATAGTATATGGAAGCATATGCGAGATTTATTTATATTGACTGATTATCAGTGAAATAATTTGTGTTATTTCAGATATGTGAATAATTTTGTTCTTAAATTGTATTTGTGAAGTATATATGGAACGTGATATGATAACACCTGTCGCCGCAATGGACGGTGAAAACAATCGACAGAATGCAAGTGATGAAATGCGAAAAATTACCTGTTGATTTGAAATTTCGAATATGATAAATTATAAAAACGTCACTGCTTTGGCTGTGTCGGAATGATTTAAGAAGTTCCTTGAAAACTAAACAAGTGCAGGGAGTTATATATGTAACTCCTGTCATTAGTCAGCAATGATTCTGACAGGGTAAAAACTTTCATTTGAGAGTTTGATCCTGGCTCAGGACGAACGCTGGCGGCGTGCCTAATACATGCAAGTCGCGCGGACGATGCAAAGCTTGCTTTGCATCGTTAGCGGCGGACGGGTGAGTAACACGTGGGCAACCTGCCGAATCGTTTGGGATAACACCCGGAAACGGGTGCTAATACCGGATAGTTTCTTCCTTCGCATGAAGGGAGACGGAAAGGTCCGTTCGGACCGCGATTCGATGGGCCCGCGGCGCATTAGCTAGTTGGTGGGGTAACGGCTCACCAAGGCGACGATGCGTAGCCGACCTGAGAGGGTGACCGGCCACACTGGGACTGAGACACGGCCCAGACTCCTACGGGAGGCAGCAGTAGGGAATCTTCCGCAATGGGCGCAAGCCTGACGGAGCAACGCCGCGTGAGTGATGAAGGCCTTCGGGTTGTAAAACTCTGTCTTCGGAGACGAACCCGTACGGGAGGAAATGCCCGTGCGTTGACGGTATCCGAGGAGGAAGCCCCGGCTAACTACGTGCCAGCAGCCGCGGTAATACGTAGGGGGCAAGCGTTGTCCGGAATCACTGGGCGTAAAGCGCGCGCAGGCGGCATTTCACGTCTGGGGTGAAAGTCCAGAGCTCAACTCTGGGATGGCCTTGGAAACGGGAGTGCTTGAGCGTCGGAGAGGTAAGGGGAATTCCACGTGTAGCGGTGAAATGCGTAGAGATGTGGAGGAACACCAGTGGCGAAGGCGCCTTACTGGCCGATTGCTGACGCTGAGGCGCGAAAGCGTGGGGAGCAAACAGGATTAGATACCCTGGTAGTCCACGCCGTAAACGATGAGTGCTAGGTGTTGGAGGGTACCACCTCCAGTGCCGAAGCTAACGCATTAAGCACTCCGCCTGGGGAGTACGGTCGCAAGACTGAAACTCAAAGGAATTGACGGGGGCCCGCACAAGCAGTGGAGCATGTGGTTTAATTCGAAGCAACGCGAAGAACCTTACCAGGTCTTGACATCCCGCTGACCGGTGTAGCGATACACCTTCCCTTCGGGGCAGCGGTGACAGGTGGTGCATGGTTGTCGTCAGCTCGTGTCGTGAGATGTTGGGTTAAGTCCCGCAACGAGCGCAACCCTTGATCTGTGTTGCCAGCATTCAGTTGGGCACTCACAGGTGACTGCCGGCGACAAGCCGGAGGAA
Above is a window of Fodinisporobacter ferrooxydans DNA encoding:
- a CDS encoding LysR substrate-binding domain-containing protein is translated as MELKQLQTFQVVARELSFTRAAEILNYAQSSITAQIQALEEEFHTPLFERLGKRIILTEAGERLVYYADQLLQLANEALQIVPGSLEPAGVLQIGAPESLFTYRLPPILREFRRRYPKVQLRFYPGICPDLRRAVAKGELDVTLLLEKPVHMESLNVELLRIENTFVLAAPDHPLACSKHVLPTDLSGQSILVTEVGCSYRELFEQSLTKENVQPDTKLEFASVEAIKQCIMTGIGIAALPEITVQTEIQQGKLVPLHWSGNDLSVVTQIAWHKDKWLSPAMRAFIDLVREMLRRQTMQTIQSLEQFYTEIRNAKSSVMIFSADWCPDCRYLDGFIDEISKEYEQHFQFFKVDRDQFPELCDTYDILGIPSFIVFQEGTIKGRFISKNRKTRKEVEDFLNQVLQA
- a CDS encoding CotD family spore coat protein; this encodes MNQKQVRQEIVQVPTNPAAIPGIPAPAMPMPYGTMPAPQAAAFPYYPYAPATIAPVRRVVHPTRYIETHTVTRYPVVHVYPTHMRKVHHNVYEHYCEYPHSESDQICEHKVECCNPPQPKPSC
- a CDS encoding aspartyl-phosphate phosphatase Spo0E family protein → MQILELNPCYLRVNINKLSLRTLEFVIEYKRGQLKDLVAKFGNFTHPNVVRLSQQIDEYMVQLQKIKMNRNLTDKKIQR
- a CDS encoding 5'-3' exonuclease, which produces MKQKTLLLIDGFNLLSRCYFATSYGRDVSQLPRNNSGLYINALTVMFRKIFSLLHTYAPSHMAVCWDVKRNETKRKELFDLYKGTRTDLPEPLIEQFLTSQKLLDAIGIFHLSIDTYEADDIIGAIASRWSTETNEKCFIYSNDRDLLQLLDDNVSQIIAGSGRNDIVFTVNHFQEKYGILPPQWIDVKALLGDKSDNIPGVAGVGEKAAIPLIKAHKNIHGIYNNIENLDKQFLRYKKKLIDGKEMAFLSRQLAEIITEIPQISELDFHALELSLNTEKISEEFNQFELGIQVS
- a CDS encoding MYG1 family protein, producing the protein MKLGTHSQTFHADDVYATVFLLHVYNDAEIVRSREEDVLKSCDIVYDVGRGKYDHHSRDKMYRENGIPYAASGLIWRDFGKQIIKNAGIQEADVIETIAREIDEEMVQPLDAIDNGIEIEKSLPILDIASVVRLMNPAWDAEDSEDEAFQKAVSITNVIFSEYLNKKLAGYRAVPIVKRAFETREMSQLLVLPKGCPWEKTLLRLDQKKEVLFVITPRKNGQFTIQSVPPQSGSFAKRKPFPDDWGGLEGKQLESVTGVPGSVFCHTGLWLAVAASLDGAIQLAKLAIDA
- the ytaF gene encoding sporulation membrane protein YtaF encodes the protein MAFATWLTILGLALSSSIDNFGVGISYGVSKIRIGFLPNMIISVIAFLFSVIGILFGKYVAKMIPGMFSNIVAAVFLFIVSVRIIMITLSAKKRDSAVPKQPRKKKSKLSFASDYLKEPEKADFDHSGEISIMESIVLGVAVSMNALTNGLGAGMLGLPPLAISIVSAIFSFLAIWWGVAAGNKVANIRIGSLNIGQFSTAISGIILFITGIHILFTS
- the dinB gene encoding DNA polymerase IV; the protein is MQSLRTILHLDMDAFFASIEQRDHPELRGKPVIVGGSIKERGVVATCSYEARRFGVHSAMPTVQAKRLCPNGIFLPVDRKKYVAVSKQLFRILERYSPVIEPLSIDEAFLDVTGCEKLFGSSRSIALQIKQSIQRELYLSASVGISYNKFLAKLASDLKKPNGLVEIKPEDLTRILHPLPISRFWGIGKKTEEKLQRLGLRTIGDVARMSIESMRQRIGSLADHIYQLSHGIDERPVKAVREVKSISQETTFATDVTAIRVLESALLEQVTTIARNMRRKQFAGKTITLKLRFAPFQTVTKRHTLSFPTADDHTLYAAAKQLLNHFEISGTKAIRLIGVSVSQFSHISDIQQISLFEDIHAATKKKELAKAVDAIKDRFGEHILTRASLIQKEGQNE
- a CDS encoding sigma-54-dependent transcriptional regulator — encoded protein: MVEEKNVLIVDDEIEVTSFFRYLFSNKNCAVTIANSGRDTSDLIRKTTFDLALLDIKLPDANGLDLLAQIKKMQPSCEVIMMTGYSTVKSAVTAMQTGARDYLEKPFDDIDRLEFLLEAALHRNATYEENLQQMAMKFGIVYAPMSPMSNVITLAAKLAKKAINILIEGETGTGKELFSRFIHGQSMRVDYPFIGINCGAISESLLESELFGHEKGAFTGAVKPRKGFFELANNGTLFLDEIGEAPLPIQVKLLRALETGEFMRVGSEAIMKSNVRIVAATNRNLESEVEQKRFRADLLYRIEGVKLAIPPLRERPQDVAVIAKHYLNNRYGIELHASAEEILMNYSWPGNVRQLLNILNQSVVIHECKTLRAEHLPGQLFADANLIRTISSFSKEQLIEEEIQKFIKTILEYFHSTDEIDFKNFTDRIKYIESEIAKKIIEKGLVETKGNRSKVCNKLNITPRILRYILNEK